In one window of Actinomycetota bacterium DNA:
- the egtD gene encoding L-histidine N(alpha)-methyltransferase produces the protein MGPADLEAQLRRDALEGLTAPAKSIPSKWFYDYNGSMLFDEITRLPEYYLTRAERQILRERAASIVSETGAETLVELGCGMSEKTRVLLDAFGRKGDLRRFVPFDVDGDVLKMAAAELLERYPGLEVQGIVGDFERHLDSIAEPGRSLVIFLGSTIGNLNVEQRRSLLAQLSASLKPGDSFLLGVDLVKDVDVLEAAYNDSAGISAAFNLNILRVLNARLGADFEIESFDHVASFNLQTEQMEMFLRATRPQNVRLELLNLEISFEEGEMLHTEISAKFRREGIEAELTQAGLQPAHWWTDSDRKFAVTLSRKH, from the coding sequence ATGGGGCCGGCGGACCTGGAGGCCCAGCTGCGCCGGGATGCGCTCGAAGGGCTCACTGCGCCGGCCAAGAGCATCCCGTCCAAGTGGTTCTACGACTACAACGGGTCGATGCTTTTCGACGAGATCACCAGGCTTCCCGAGTACTACCTGACCAGGGCCGAGCGGCAGATCCTCCGGGAGAGGGCGGCGAGCATCGTGTCGGAGACCGGGGCCGAGACGCTGGTGGAGCTGGGTTGCGGCATGTCCGAGAAGACCAGGGTCCTGTTGGACGCCTTCGGCCGCAAGGGCGACCTTCGGCGGTTCGTTCCCTTCGATGTCGACGGCGACGTCCTCAAGATGGCGGCCGCCGAACTCCTTGAGCGGTACCCCGGACTCGAGGTCCAGGGGATCGTCGGCGACTTCGAACGGCACCTCGACTCCATAGCGGAACCCGGCCGCAGCCTGGTGATCTTCCTGGGCAGCACCATCGGCAACCTGAACGTCGAGCAGCGAAGGTCTCTGCTGGCGCAGCTGTCGGCCAGCCTGAAGCCGGGGGACTCGTTTCTGCTGGGGGTCGACCTGGTGAAGGACGTGGATGTGTTGGAGGCGGCCTACAACGACAGCGCCGGAATCTCGGCGGCCTTCAACCTGAACATCCTGAGGGTCCTGAATGCACGACTGGGGGCCGATTTCGAGATCGAGTCCTTCGACCACGTGGCGAGCTTCAATCTTCAGACCGAGCAGATGGAGATGTTCCTTCGAGCAACGCGTCCTCAGAATGTGCGCCTTGAACTGCTCAACCTCGAAATCTCGTTCGAAGAAGGCGAGATGCTCCATACCGAGATCAGCGCAAAGTTCCGTCGTGAGGGAATCGAGGCAGAGCTGACCCAAGCGGGCCTGCAGCCGGCACATTGGTGGACCGACTCCGACCGGAAGTTCGCCGTCACTCTTTCCCGAAAGCATTGA